In uncultured Fibrobacter sp., the genomic window TTTGGTCCTGGGAGCAGGCATTTCTGGCTTGAGTGCAGCACTCCATGCCGCAGAAAAAGGCTTTTCGGTTGTTATCCTCACTAAGGGTGCAAAACCAGATGGCTCATCGAACTACGCTCAAGGCGGAATCGCGACCGTTACCGAAAAAACAGACAAATTCAAGTTTCATATCGACGACACTCTGGAAGCAGGAGCCGGCCTTTGCAAAAAGGAACCCGTGAACATTCTGACCAAGAGCGGCCCGGCTACTATCCAGCAGCTGGTCAAGTGGGGCGTGCAGTTCACCCCCTCGCCCGCCGACAAGACTCAGTTCGACCTGCACTTGGAAGGCGGCCACAGCCACCACCGCATTTTGCACGCCGCAGACCTTACGGGTAAAGAAATCATGCGCGCATTGCTTTGCGAACTGCACAAGCACGAAAACATTCACTACATCGAAAACTGCTACATCAAGGATTTGATTTGCAAGGGCGAAGGTAAGAGCAAGCGCTGCATCGGTGCAAAGATTATTCACCAGAAGACAGGCCTTGTCGAAAACCTTTACGCAAAGGCTTCTATCCTTTCTACTGGCGGTGCCGGTCGAATCTGGCAGTACACCGTTTGCCCGCCCGATAGCTGCGGCGACGGCATGGCCATTGCAGCCCGCGCAGGCGCAGCCTTGCAGGACATTGAATTCATGCAGTTCCACCCCACGAGCCTTTATGCTCCGAGCCTCAAGAAGCCGTTCCTGATTTCGGAAGCCGTGCGTGGCTTTGGCGGAATCTTGAAGAACGACAAGGGCGAAGAATTCATGAACCAGGTGCATCCGTTGCACTCCCTTGCACCGCGCGACATTGTGGCCCGCGCCATTCATAGCGAAATGCAGCGCTTGGGCAAGCCCAACATGTTTATCGATCTTTCGGGCCGCACGCCGAAAGACATCAAGAGCCATTTCCCGAACATCTACGCCAAGTGCATGGAAGCAGGCATCGACATCACCAAGCAATGGATTCCGGTGGTGCCGGCCGCACATTACATGTGCGGTGGCGTACTGGTCGACACATGGTCCCGCACCGAGATTAAGGGCCTGTACGCCTGCGGCGAAGTCGCCGCTACCGGCGTCCACGGCGCAAACCGCCTGGCATCGAACTCGCTTCTGGAAAGCGTCGTCTTTGCCATTCGCGCCGTCGACAACATTAGCGAAAGCGGTCTCCTGAAAGAAAAGATTGCAACAAGCAAGTCGAGCAAGAAAGAAAAGATTTCGTTCACCAAGTCTGCCTACTGGCGCAAACGCAAGAAGATTCTGCAGGACATGATGTGGACACATTGCGGAATCGTGCGCACGATTGCAGGACTCAATCAGGGGCTCAAGGTTGTCGAAGAACTTGAAAAAGATGTCGATGCCGCCATCAAGAACAAGGAGACCGAAAACCTGTACTACATCGAATTCCTGAATGCACTGCAGGTGTCGAAGATGATTCTGATTGCAGCACTCCACCGCAAGGAATCCCGCGGACTCCATTACATTCTGGATTATCCGAATCTTGACCCCAAGACAAAGCATCACACGATTTACTTGGATGGCAAAAAATAAGTAAATTGTGGTTGGTGTATTTAGGAAGTTGGAAGTGTCAAGCGAAACAAAAAAGCCTTCGAAGATTGGTGGATACACACCGACGCAGGAATTAGGTTCCGGCGCCATGGGCCAGTTGTGGCTTTGCCACGACAAGTCGCTCGACCGCATGGTCGTTGTCAAGCAAATGCAGCAGGACATCGAAGACAACGATGTGAATGTTCGCCGCTTTATGCAAGAAGGTAACATTCTTGCGCATTTGAACCACCCGGCCATTACCAAGCCCTACGCCCTTTGGAAAGAAAAAGACGGCAAGCTTTCGCTGTCCATGGAATTTGTCCACGGGCTCACGCTGCGCCAGATTCTTGACAAAGTAAAACAGCCTCCTCTGTGGGTGGTGCTGAACATCTTGCACGAAATCCTTTGTGCCCTAGGCGAAGCTCACCGCAAGGGAATCGTTCACCGCGATATTAAACCCGCCAATATCATGATCGATAACGACGGGCGAATTCATTTGCTCGATTTCGGTATCGCGCATACCGAATCTCCGCTCAAGTTCAACAAGGGCGAAGACGCCGAACGACTCACGCAAACAGGTGCAATCCTTGGCACAGTCACCTACATGAGCCCCGAGCAGACTGTCGGCGAAGAAGCCACTCCGGCCTCCGACTTGTTTGCGGTAGGCATTGTCGCAAGCGAAATGCTCCTCGGGCAAAACCTGTTCCGCGGCACGAACTTTAGCGACACGCTTCAGAGAATCCAGAAGCTCCGCGTCACCGAAAAGGCTTTTGACAAGGAACTCCCCCGCCGCTTAAAGAAATTGATTGCAAAAATGCTGAACAAGGATCCGCGCAAGCGTCCGCTCACCGCATTCGATGCCGCCGAGCAGGTTTCGCTTGTCATGCGCAATTACCCGCGCGACATGGTTCCGTATACGGCCATGTGGATTTACGCCATCAAGGATTCTATCAAGCAGAAAACCGACTCTATCGACGAAACGCTTTTCACCGAACCCCCGATTTATCCGACACACATCAAGTTCCACTTTTTCAAGGGACTAGGCATCGGAGCTATTATTGGCTTTTTAATTTGTTTTATCATCACACGATTTATTTAGAGAACTTTTTTAGAAAACAAATT contains:
- the nadB gene encoding L-aspartate oxidase, with the translated sequence MYDILVLGAGISGLSAALHAAEKGFSVVILTKGAKPDGSSNYAQGGIATVTEKTDKFKFHIDDTLEAGAGLCKKEPVNILTKSGPATIQQLVKWGVQFTPSPADKTQFDLHLEGGHSHHRILHAADLTGKEIMRALLCELHKHENIHYIENCYIKDLICKGEGKSKRCIGAKIIHQKTGLVENLYAKASILSTGGAGRIWQYTVCPPDSCGDGMAIAARAGAALQDIEFMQFHPTSLYAPSLKKPFLISEAVRGFGGILKNDKGEEFMNQVHPLHSLAPRDIVARAIHSEMQRLGKPNMFIDLSGRTPKDIKSHFPNIYAKCMEAGIDITKQWIPVVPAAHYMCGGVLVDTWSRTEIKGLYACGEVAATGVHGANRLASNSLLESVVFAIRAVDNISESGLLKEKIATSKSSKKEKISFTKSAYWRKRKKILQDMMWTHCGIVRTIAGLNQGLKVVEELEKDVDAAIKNKETENLYYIEFLNALQVSKMILIAALHRKESRGLHYILDYPNLDPKTKHHTIYLDGKK
- a CDS encoding serine/threonine-protein kinase codes for the protein MSSETKKPSKIGGYTPTQELGSGAMGQLWLCHDKSLDRMVVVKQMQQDIEDNDVNVRRFMQEGNILAHLNHPAITKPYALWKEKDGKLSLSMEFVHGLTLRQILDKVKQPPLWVVLNILHEILCALGEAHRKGIVHRDIKPANIMIDNDGRIHLLDFGIAHTESPLKFNKGEDAERLTQTGAILGTVTYMSPEQTVGEEATPASDLFAVGIVASEMLLGQNLFRGTNFSDTLQRIQKLRVTEKAFDKELPRRLKKLIAKMLNKDPRKRPLTAFDAAEQVSLVMRNYPRDMVPYTAMWIYAIKDSIKQKTDSIDETLFTEPPIYPTHIKFHFFKGLGIGAIIGFLICFIITRFI